Proteins from a single region of Peromyscus eremicus chromosome 9, PerEre_H2_v1, whole genome shotgun sequence:
- the LOC131920162 gene encoding pulmonary surfactant-associated protein A yields MSLCSLAFALFFTVVAGIKCNGTEVCAGSPGIPGTPGNHGLPGRDGRDGIKGDPGPPGPMGPPGGMPGLPGRDGLPGAPGAPGERGDKGEPGERGLPGFSAYLDEELQTELHEIKHKILQLMGVLSLQGSVLSVGEKVFSTNGQSVNFGTIRDTCTRAGGNIAVPRNPEENEAISSIVNKHNTYAYLGMVEDETPGDFQYLDGASVNYTNWYPGEPKGRGKEKCVEMYTDGTWNDRNCLQYRLAICEF; encoded by the exons ATGTCACTGTGCTCTTTGGCCTTCGCCCTCTTCTTCACTGTCGTTGCTGGTATCAAGTGCAATGGGACAGAAGTGTGTGCCGGAAGCCCTGGTATCCCTGGCACTCCTGGAAACCATGGCCTgcctggaagagatgggagagaTGGTATCAAAGGAGACCCTGGACCTCCAG GTCCCATGGGCCCCCCTGGAGGAATGCCAGGTCTTCCTGGGCGTGATGGGCTGCCTGGAGCCCCTGGTGCACCTGGAGAACGTGGGGACAAGGGAGAGCCTGGAGAGAGGGGTCTTCCAG GGTTTTCAGCTTACCTGGATGAGGAACTTCAGACTGAACTCCATGAGATCAAACATAAGATTCTGCAATTAATGGGAG TCCTCAGCCTGCAAGGATCCGTGTTGTCAGTGGGAGAGAAGGTCTTCTCCACCAATGGGCAGTCAGTCAACTTTGGTACCATTAGAGACACATGTACCAGAGCAGGTGGCAACATCGCTGTCCCAAGGAATCCAGAGGAGAATGAGGCCATCTCAAGCATCGTGAACAAGCACAACACCTATGCCTACCTGGGCATGGTTGAAGATGAGACTCCTGGAGATTTCCAATACCTGGATGGGGCTTCTGTGAACTATACCAACTGGTACCCAGGGGAACCCAAGGGAAGGGGCAAAGAGAAGTGTGTAGAAATGTATACAGATGGGACCTGGAATGATAGGAACTGCCTGCAGTACCGGCTGGCTATTTGTGAGTTTTGA